ACGTACTGTCACGGTGCAGCCAGAAATCCCGGTTGCAGTAGAGCACTGTCCTGTGCCCCGGCGTGCGGTGCTGTACGTGCTTGATCCAGTTGTCCTTGAAGGAGTTCGGGACGCCATGGTCCTCCCAGTCGAGGGCGAGGATGTCCCCGTCCGCCAGCTTGATCTTGGAGAGGAAGAAGTCGGCCTGGGCTTCAAAGGATCCGGGCCGGGCGAAATGATAGAAGCCGGTCACCAGTCCGGCGTCTCGTGCGGTCTTGCGCTGGGCGGCCCACTTGGGGTTCGTGTAGGTGGTCCCCTCCGTGATTTTGATGAAGACGAAGGCGAATCCGTCGGTGTGGTATTTCGCCGACTGGAACGACGAGACATCGATTCCTTTGATGGTCATGGTCAGCTCCTCAGGTGGCGGCGAGGCGCCTGGCGACCCTCGCGCGCATGCTCTCCATCGTGAATCCCTTGGGATCGATCTTGCCGGGCTGCCACTCCAGGTGGCCGATCACGCTGCCGGCGTGCCAGCCGTAGGCGCGGCAGATCGCGGCTGCCGCCTTTTCGATCGCCTCGAGTTGCTTCTCCGGCCAGGGGTCGATTCCGTCGCCGAGGTTCTCGCATTCGAATCCGTAGAACCTCGCGTTGCCGTCGGTGTTCTGCTCGTTGTCAGGAGGCAGCGGCCTCTCGTCGATGACGGCCCGAAGCACATCGTCGTCGCCCGGGCCGGCGTGATTCGTGCGACCGTTGCCCACCATGTAGACGACGCCGTCCTTGCCGATGACGCCGTGGCACAGCGGGCCGGGAAGATCCGGGCGGCCGTTGTAGCAGAGGTTGACGGTGTTCTTCGTGTCGGAAGTGACGGTGTGGTGGATCATCACACCGTTCACATTGTTGAACGGACCCTTGTGATTGCGGTTGTGGTGGCGCCAATCACGGGTCTCCTCGATGACCAGGTCTTCGTTGCGGAGTACCCGGAGCATCTGGTCCGCGGTCATGGGTGCGGCCATGGTGTCCTCCCTCCGGCGATGGAGGATCCCGAACGGACCCCCGTCGCGGGGGACTCAGTCGATGGGGTGCTGCGGTGCGGTACGGGACCGCCTGCGCGAATTCAGGTCACAAGCCGTCCCGCAACCTGCTGTGATGGTGGGCCGATTGCCCATGTCATCTGACATCTGGCATCTGTCATCCGAGACGAGATGGCGGAGGAACGAACGTTCCCTCCCACGCGCTGCCACGGGTCTCCCCTGCGCTGCCACAGGTCGCGGATGGCACCGTGGACTTCGTGGGCCCCGGTGTCAGAGTTCCGGTGGATCGAGCCGCCCTCGAAGCCACATGACCGCCCGCGCCCCGTCCGGGTCCGGGCCGTCCTGGCCACCGCCACCCGCGCAGGCGTCCACCGGTGCACCCCTCCAGAGGGCCTGTCCCCACTACGTGTCGATGACGGTGAGGGAACCCTCCCGGAGCACTCACGGTCTGTCTCTATTTTCGCGCTACGCCTCGACTGTGGCATCTGGATCAACCTGCCCGGCCGGAGCGCGACGACGGCCCGGAACCACCCGCCGGCCTTGCGCGCCCACATGTCGGAGGGTATGGGCCTCAGCCGCGATGACCGACGAGGCCGACGGGCACGTCCACGACCACGCCTCTGGCCCGTCCGCCGCGGGCAGGCCGACGTCCGGTGGGCCCGCACCGAGGGTCCCTCGTCCCCTGCCGATGGGTGGTGGCTGCCGCCTCGGCGGGCGAGGCGGGGGCGAGGCAGGCCGGGGGAACGCCGGCGGCTGGTCAACGGTCCGCTTCCCGGCCCCCCTTGAGATCGCCTCGCGTAACGGCGACTATGGCTGCCGTCACGGTCCGGTGCGGCATGCGGCCGCAGTGGCCGCAGCACGCTGCACCAGACTGATGGGGAGCGATGTACAGCCGACCCGAGGCGCCGGAAACAAGGTGACACCATGACCACACGGCAGGTCCGCAAGCGGTGCCAGGCACTCGTCAGCGCGCTCGACTTGCCCAGTCCCTTCTCCGTCGAGGCCCTCGTCCGCGAGCTGTCGGCCCGGCGGGGCCGGCCCATCCGGATCCACACCCTGACGATCGGCTCCGCCGTGGACGCCTGCGGGCTGTGGATCGCCACCGCATCCTGCGACCACATCTTCGTCGAGGAGAAGACCACCAGGTTCCACCAGGAGCACATCGTGCTCCACGAGATCGGCCACATCCTGTGGGATCACGGCAGCGGCGAGGGCGAGAACCACAGCGCGCTGGCCACGCTGCTGCCCGACCTCCGCCCCGACGTGGTCAGCCGGCTGCTGGCCCGCACCAGCTACACCTCCGAGCAGGAACAGGAAGCCGAACTCGTCGCCAGCCTCATCCACTCGGCCGCGGGCATGCTGCCCCCCTCGTCGTCCCCAGGGGTGCGCGGCACACTCGAAGTCGCCCTAGGAATCCGCAGGTAGGAGCGTGCACATACACTCCCTCGTCGAACTGGGAACCCGCGTCGAACTCACCGGCGCGCTGGCCCTGTGGCTGGTGATCGCCCTCCGGCTGCCC
This portion of the Streptomyces caniferus genome encodes:
- a CDS encoding glycoside hydrolase family 25 protein gives rise to the protein MTIKGIDVSSFQSAKYHTDGFAFVFIKITEGTTYTNPKWAAQRKTARDAGLVTGFYHFARPGSFEAQADFFLSKIKLADGDILALDWEDHGVPNSFKDNWIKHVQHRTPGHRTVLYCNRDFWLHRDSTSFAGDGLWIAQYNGKPGRPDIQHPWMFHQYTDRPVDTNIGNFKDKVALRAWSAHRQLASFD